The Larimichthys crocea isolate SSNF chromosome XXI, L_crocea_2.0, whole genome shotgun sequence genomic sequence tttccttAACGTTTTGTCTGTTCATCTGTTATCAACAAAAGCcttaatgttttcattgtgtcaATATTAGACATTGTACTTAgagtctgatgtgtgtgtaacatgtgtgtgtgtgtttgcagatgcCTCGCCTCAGGGCTGTGTGACGTGCGATTGGGGAAGCACGCTCAGGGACAATATCTGCTATCCACGTTGTGAGGAGGGGCACTACTTTTCAGTAGAGGTGTGATCTTAGTTATGTGTCATGTACCATTGCGTGTGTTTGCTTCTGTGGTCAGGCCACAGTTTATCAAGATAAAGTGCGTCTTTAATGCTTGGTTAAGGCATAAAACAGGACATCATTACCTTTGATTGTTGATATAATGGATATTTAATGATGTAAAGACTACGGCAGATACTTACTGCAActcagaacaacaacagatgtCAATAAAAGACGCATCTGTATCAGTGCTGTAGGTTTGGACTCAGGTCTGGCCCAATTTCTGCaactgatatttttcttttatttacccCGTGTAATAATTTGTGAAATTATACCATTGCAGGAAACCTGTGAGCCATGTGACAGATCATGTAGGCATTGCACTGGCCCCAGGTCCAACCAGTGTCTGACTTGTCACCAGGGCTCTGCTCTCCATGCTGTGGAGAACCGATGTGCCCATTGCTGTCACACTGGAGGGAATGACACTGACTGCTGCGTTTGTGACAGCCATTCAGGTAGAGGCCCTGTCTATCTTAAGAAACATAGGATTGTTTGGATATGACCATTTATAAAAGGCATTTTTTCTGTTCTAGCTCTGTGTGTGGAGGCTCCCCAACCCAAATCAGGAGACAAAGAGGTAACAGACCTGAAAATGTCATCTAGAGCTCTGAAGCACACTTCAGCTGCCTTGCCTATTGCCCTGCTTCTAGCGCTGGGGTTGGCTCTGGCTGTATATGCCTTGGTCAAGGCCCATGCCAGGAAGAGCCTATGCTGGTGCCATAGCTATGAGAGACTGAGTGGTAGTGCCAGCATCAACATGCCGCATGGTGTGCCTGAGCCAGACAGTGGAGACGAGGTGGACGTGGTGTACACTAGTAGAGGTGGATCGGTATATCGACGCTACAGCTTTATCCATGAGCAGGACACAGATGCAGACCAGGATGTGGATGAGAGCACATGTCTCAGTCAATCTTAGATACATGCAAACCTGAGGTTAAAGTAACTGGAAAATGTATTGTGGATGCTAAAAATATCAAGACTGGCTTTATTTCAAACTAGTTTAGTTAAGGATTAGAAGAGAATGCTGTGGTATATTTGCTTGTCTTATGTTACCTCTTGAGTTctggtgtttattttattctacaAAGTGCCTGTATCTGTATAATACACAATTCTTAGATAAGGCATTTGTGAGTAAACAGTGGAAAAAATAGATCTATATGTgtatacaactttttttttaaacttgataTTAAAGAGATATTTGTTAAAACAGTGAACTGATCGTGTATAATATTTGTTATCATTTTACATCACTAATAATTGCCGGCTGTTGAGGAGCTATTATAACCTTCTTTAAATAAGTGCTGTACAAACAAAAAGTTATGATGGGAGGTATGCCCCACAGATTCTTGGCATGCTTTAGTTTGACACACCTACTGGCACTGACTCAGCTTGTGTTCGTCTATATATTTCTACTGAGTCACAGAGGTTATCAGCTTCTCCTCATTTAGCACTGAAGACAAGATCATCTGTGCTGCAGTCACCCCAatcaaaagaaatgtttttttcaaggtTTCTAAGGGATCGGATACTGAAGATCCTCTCTTTCCTCATGATGGGTACGTcactttcctttgttttttggaaaactGGCTCTGACTGGCTGTCAGTGTCTGGTCTCAGAATACCACAGGAGTTTTCTCGTGACCTGCCTGGCTGCTTGGCTATCATCAATAAGAACACAGAGGGAAGGATAGGAGAATTGGAAGTACTTCTGTCATCGAGGAGAAGGGAAAAATTTTTATCTGAGGATTTCTATCTCAATGTGACAAAGGACTGTCCAGCTTTTATTGAAGAGAGAGGCTTCATTACAGTGCCTCTCagtgaagaggagaaagactTCCCCATTGCTTACTCGATGGTAATCCATGAGAAGATTGAGATGTTTGAGCGACTTCTACGAGCTATTTATGCTCCTCAGAACATCTATTGTGTGCATGTGGACAGGAAATCCTCAGAAACATTTAGGATAGCAGTGGGGGCAATTATCTCCTGCTTTCCTAATGTGTTTATAGCCAGCAGATTAGAAAGCGTGGTATATGCTTCATGGTCTCGGGTGCAGGCAGATTTGAACTGCATGGAAGATCTGCTGAGCTCACACATCCAGTGGAGGTACCTGCTTAACACCTGTGGGACAGACTTCCCCATCAAAACCAATAGAGAGATGGTTCAGGCGCTGACGGCCCTCCAAGGGAGAAACAGCATGGAGACTGAGGTCACAAGGGAACACAAAAAAGTCCGTTGGCAGTATCATTACAATGTCACTGACGTGATCACCTGGACAGATGTAACGAAAAGTCCCCCACCCATTAGTGTCCCCATGTTTCAGGGAAATGCTTACGTTGTTGTCTCAAGGGCTTTTGTGAAACATGTGATGGAGGACAGTGAGGTTCAGAAATTTCTGGAGTGGGAGAAAGACACATACAGCCCTGACGAGCACTTGTGGGCCACTCTACAGAGGATACCCTCCGTTCCCGGATCAGTGCCTGCACACATCAAGTATGATGAGTCAGACATGAATGCCATTGCTCGTGTGGTGAAGTGGGGTGGTTTAGACGGAGATGTGAGAAACGGGGCTGCATATGATCCTTGCACTGGTACTTTCAGAAGAGGAGTTTGTGTTTATGGAGCCGGTGATCTCCAGTGGCTCCTGAGACAACGCCAGCTCTTTGCAAATAAGTTTGATCCTGAGGTTGATGATGTTGCTATTAGATGTTTGGAGTCAGTTCTGCGTTTCAGGTCGATATTCCACGGTTCTGAAAACCTGGTAATGacttgaaatgtaaaatataatctATTAATAATTACAACATTGCAACATAcgtccatactatctgctgagattatttaactgtaaatttgatcttttatataccttaatatatatattttaaaaaaaaaaaaaaaaatatatatatatataatattatataatatatatatatatatatatatatatatattgttcctaatagatggttacttgtttacatatgttgtttttgtttgtatatatattggagtattgtaacaaacaATAATgtccccctgggattattaaagtatttctgattctgattctgatttcatACTTAAATATTATGACAGTAATATCAATTAGAATATTATGGCTGTTTTATGTGAAACATTATATTCCTATTAATTAAactattttgtttgtt encodes the following:
- the gcnt3 gene encoding beta-1,3-galactosyl-O-glycosyl-glycoprotein beta-1,6-N-acetylglucosaminyltransferase 3 is translated as MFFSRFLRDRILKILSFLMMGTSLSFVFWKTGSDWLSVSGLRIPQEFSRDLPGCLAIINKNTEGRIGELEVLLSSRRREKFLSEDFYLNVTKDCPAFIEERGFITVPLSEEEKDFPIAYSMVIHEKIEMFERLLRAIYAPQNIYCVHVDRKSSETFRIAVGAIISCFPNVFIASRLESVVYASWSRVQADLNCMEDLLSSHIQWRYLLNTCGTDFPIKTNREMVQALTALQGRNSMETEVTREHKKVRWQYHYNVTDVITWTDVTKSPPPISVPMFQGNAYVVVSRAFVKHVMEDSEVQKFLEWEKDTYSPDEHLWATLQRIPSVPGSVPAHIKYDESDMNAIARVVKWGGLDGDVRNGAAYDPCTGTFRRGVCVYGAGDLQWLLRQRQLFANKFDPEVDDVAIRCLESVLRFRSIFHGSENLVMT